The sequence GCTTTTCTGCTTAAAATTATGCCATGCGGAACCGGTGCAGGAGCAATTGGGGGATGGAGGAAACGCTCAGGGAGTTAATGACCCAAGCCCAAACCGCGGGGGCAACCCAGGTGCAGGTGCAGGTGGAGGCGCACCGCTCCCAACCGGTGAATTTTGAGGCGAACCGGCTCAAGTCCATCGAACGTACCCAATCCCAAACCGTTGCCCTCTGGCTGTGGCGGGGGGGAAAACCGGGGGTGGCAGTGGGGTCAGGGGCGGTTTCCCCGGAGGCGTTGGTGGCAAAAGCCTTGGCGGTGGCGGACTTACATTCCCCAGAACCGGTGCAGTTACCCACCGGCGGGGTACGAGAATTTGCAGAACTCCACCCGCCCCTGGCACCGGAGGTATTGATCCCCTGGGGGCTGGAGATGATTGCCCAAATCCGCCGGGCGTTTCCCGAAGTCCTCTGCCAAGGGGGCTTGAGTTGGGAGGAGTCCCTGACCCGCTTGGTCACCTCGGAGGGGTTGGACTACACCTACCGCACCACCGCCCTGGAGGTGGGCATGGCCTGTGAATGGGTGCGGGGAGATGACTTTCTCGCCGTTGCGGAACACACCCGTACCCAGGCGGATTTTGACCCCCAGCCCCTGGTCACTCGCCTGTGCCAAGCCCTCACCTGGGCGCAACAGAATGTCCCCATTCCCCCCGGTCGCTGGCCAGTACTGCTCACCCCTAAAGCCGCCGATTTGCTCTGGGAACCCATCCAAGCCGCCCTGAATGGTCGTCAAGTCCTGGAGGGCGCATCCCCCTGGGCCCAACGGCGGGGCGAACGGGTCGCCCATCCCCATCTCACCTGCCGCCAGGAACCCCATGTCCCCCTGCACGGCTGTCCCTTTGATGACGAGGGGGTGTTGACCCAACCCTTGACCCTGATTGACCAGGGGGTGCTGACCCGCTTTTACACCGACCAGTACACCGCCCGCCAGTGGGGGGAAGCCAGCAGTGGCAACGGGTTTCGCCCTGGGTTGACCCGCGCCCCCTTCCCCAGTCTGGTGAACTGGTGGGTACAGCCCGGTGACCTGAGTGAATCGGCCCTCCTGCGCCAGTTGGATACGGGCTTGGTGGTGGATCAGGTGCTAGGGGGCGGTGCGGACATTTCCGGGGATTTCTCGGTGAATGTGGATTTGGGCTACTGGGTACGGGGCGGCGAAATCCAAGGGCGGGTCAAGGACACCATGATCAGCGGCAATGTGTACGATATACTGCAAGGGGAAATCCTCCTGGGAGCCAATGCCACCTGGCAAGGGGACAGTTTCACCCCAGGGATTATCATTGACCAAGTCACCATCACCAGCCAAACCACCCCATGAATATTCGTCTTACCCCAGCGGCGGTTGGTGCCATTCACCATTGGCAGAGACGCACGGGTCAGGAAGGTACCCATTTGCGGTTGGGGGTCGCCCCCGGCGGCTGTGCGGGATATTACTATACATTGTCTTTAGAAAATATGGATAAAATTAATCCAGAATTAGACGCAACCAACGACACAATGGGGGTAACCGTGGTGATCCCCACACACCAGCGAGAACTTCTATCCGGCTTAACCCTGGACTACACGGAGGACCTGGTGGGGGGGAGTTTTCGCTTCAACAATCCGCAGGCGCACCAGACCTGTAGTTGCGGGCATTCCTTTGCGCTCACCCCTGGGGACGCACCACCATAAGCGAAAAGTAGGACAATTGCAAATCGGGATAGGCGGTTAAATCACGATAAATCCTTTGTTGCGGCCAACCGACCCACTCCACCACATAGCTCGCTGTTAGTAAATTGTGCTTGTGTAATCCCCGCCACAATTCCGGGTAATGTCTCGCCATTTTCAGCACCACAATCACCTCAGCGTGGGACAAAGCCGCCTCTAGGGGTTCCCAACCCTGCACCGCCGGGAGCACCAGCAACCGTTCCGTTTGTTGCACCAGGGGCAACCCCACCGCCGCCGCCGCCGCACAGGGGGAACACACCCCCGGAATCACCTGAATTTCAATCTCAGGATGGGCGGACAACCCCTGGGCAATGTAAGTAAAGGTGCTGTAAAAACTACTGTCCCCTTCACAGACAAACGCCACATCCAAACCCTGACGCAGAGGGATCAATATCGCTTGAACTGCCTGTTGCCAGAGCCGGGTAGTGGTGGCTGGGTCATGGCTAAAGGCAAATTCTAGGGGTAAAATCCGGGTGGTGTCCGGGACATGATGCTGAATGATTTGGGCGGCGACACCGGGGGCATGCTGACGACCTTGGGGCACACACACCACCGGCACCCGCTGGAGGATGTTCCAGGCTTGCAGGGTGATCTGCTCCGGGTCACCAGGACCACAACCAATGCCATAGAGTTTGCCAAGCACCCCTAGCCCCAACCCGCCCAAACGATTAACCCCAGGGAAATTCCCACCAGGGCAATCGGGACAAAATAATTAGTTTGTACTGCAATCAATGCCGTTGGTGGCTCCGGGGGCAGGGGTAAGGGTTTCGTTTTGGGCTTGCCTAAGGGGAAACTGGGGAGCGGCTCATCGGTAATCGGGGGGATTTCATTGAGCCATTCCGCCCGCCGTTGCAGTTGGGGTGCCTCCAGGATGTACAGCACCCGTTGGCTCTGTTGGCGAATTTGGGGGTCGGGGTGACTGGTCAGTTCCCGGCATAGGTCACGCGCCAGTTGCCGCTGTTGATTGGCTTCATACGCCATGACCAACCAAAGTTTCACCTGGGGGTCGTGGGGACGGCTAACCCGGGCAGATTCTAACGCCGCCACCGCTTCCCGGTACCGCCCGGATTCCATCGCCCGCAGACCTTCGTGGTAACAATCCGGCATGGGGGCAGGGGTGACTAGAACCCGTTGCGACCCCAGACCACCAGGGCAATGGAGAAGGTAAAGCTCGCCATCACCGCCACCCACGCCAGGGAAATAATGTCCATAACCAGTTCCTTTGTAAAAACGCCATTCTATTTTAATTTAACTACAGGGCACCTCTATTTATTGTCACTACTGGAAGATTATTTCGCTGAGATACCTATATTATTGAGAACCACAGACGGGGGCTATGCCCCTGCGACCTATTTTTGGAAGTTCCCTTTAGTTCATTACTATAACCCACTCAAAAGTTTTAAATAAACTAGGATTGCTATACTTACAAGGCTGTAGCACTACCGGCTTGTCATCTCTTAAAACAGTCTGCTTCAGCAGGTCGCTCAAAAGTCAGATTCCTGTGGGGGTGAGGGTCATGAGGGCAGAATACAGGCACGAGTGTGACCATCCTAAGATGTAAAGTGGTTAGGAAAATGTTCCTAGCTCTCTGGGCTAATGCTATCCTATGAAAAACTTTTCGCAGTACAGTGATTTCCTGGCTCAGGGTTAATACCGGCTCAGCAGTCGGCGGATGGATGGGGGCTACTCCCACCGAGAATCCCCTGGTTTTGGGGGCAGAACTGTCGGTGACCGAGGGAATTGCCGCTTTTTTGGCAACCGAATCTACTTGGGCGGTGGTGGGTTCACAAAGGCATCCCCAGGGAATTATTACCGCCCGGGAACTGCTGGGGGCACCCGCCGGGGCAAGGCTGGGGGAATTGGTTGCTCCCGGCACCCCGTTAACTTTGGCAGATTTGGCACAACCGGCGCAATTGGAGGCGAAAGTCGCAGACCGGAATTATGTATTGGTGGTGGGGGAGGCGGGGGAATGCTTGGGGGTGTGGGTGCGGCAACGGTGGCAGAAACTCCAGCAGGGCTATCACCTCTGGCAAAGCCAAACCATTGATATATTGATGAACCCCCGGGTGGTCACGGTTCCGCCGGAACTGCCGGTGGCGCAGGTGCGGGATTTACTCGCCCAAGGGGCGGATACCTGGGTGATGGTAGCACACCCCGAAAGCCCCCGCTATCCCCTGGGTTGGGTGGACTGGAGCAGGTTGTGGGAACCGGGAGCCACGGTGCAGGAGGTGATGTCCCCGCCCCGGCTGTTACCCGCAACCACGACCCTGTATGAGGCGTATCCCTACCGCCGGGAATGGGTGTTGGTGACGGATGCGGCGGGGTTGGTGGTGGGTTCGCTTACCCCCCCGGAGTGGGAGCGTTATGGGCATCCTTTTGCCCTGCAACAGGCGGTGGTGGATTTGCGGCAGACGGTCAACCAACAGGCACAGCAGGTTCAACAACTGACCACGAGCCTGCGCCGAAATCAGGAGCGGTTTGCGGCACTTCTGCGCTATTGCGGGGATGTGATCCTGGTGGTCAATAGCCAGGGAATCATTACTTACTGTAGTCCGTCGGTGCAAACGGTCTTGGGGTATGCCCTGGATGACCTGCTGGGGCAATTATTTTGCGCTCGCATTCACCCGGAGGAACGGGCAGAGATTGAAGCTCTTTTGACCCAAGCCCCCAACCAAACCGGGTTGATCCATTGGGAATTTCGCTATCAACGGCGGGATGGCAGTTGGTGCGACCTGGAGGCGGTGGGGAATCCCCAGTACTCGGACGTAAACCTGCGGGGCATGGTGCTGAATCTGCGGGATGTGGGCGAACGCAAGCACACCCTGCAACTGCTCACCCAAAAACACGCCGAACTGCGGGGGGTGTTCCGAGCCTTGCGGGATTTGTATTTTCGCTTGGATGGGCAAGGGTACATCCTGGACTGCCTGGATACCTGCCCGGAAAACCAGGTGGGGCGATGGATCGGCGACGTGTTACCGCCAACGGCACGGGTGTTGCTGGCAGAGGGGCTGACCCAACTGCGCCAGGGGGCGGAATTAGCCCAATTTCGCTACAGCTATGGGCACCAAACCTGGACAGCCCGCTTGGTTCCCCTACCCCAACAGCAGGCGATTTTGGTGGTGCAGGAGGTGACTGCCCAAAGCCAATTGGAGGCGGCACTGCGGGCGATTGTGCAGATTCAGAATTGGTTGCTGGCGGCGACGGTTCCCCAGACCGTCTATGACCGGATTGGGCAGACCCTGGGGGAAACGGTGGGGGTATCCCGGGTGTATCTTTTTGAAAATCATGTTGATTCCCAGGGGCGGGTGTTGGCGGATCAAAAGGCGGAATGGTGTGCCCCAGGGGTAACGCCTGAAATGGACAATCCCCTCCTGCAAAATTGGGATTACGTGGGAATGGGGTTTAGCCGTTGGTTGGACATATTGAGCCGGGGGGAGGCGATTTACGGGGCGGTGGCGGAGTTTCCCCCCCAGGAGCGGGAGTTTTTGGCAACGCAGGACATTGTAAGTATTTTAGTAGTACCCCTCAAGGCGGGGGAGGAATGGTACGGGTTTCTGGGGTTTGATGTCTGTGACCAGGTGCGGCGGTGGCAGGAAACCGAGGTGAATCTATTGATGTCGGTGGGGACGGCGGTAGCGCAGAGCCTGCGGCAATGGCAGATGGAGCGGGCAATCCAGGATTCGGAGGAAAAATACCGCCAGTTGTTGGAAGCCTCCAGTGATGCCATTTGGGTCAGCGATGGGGAAACCGGGCGAATTGTGGAAGTGAGTCCCCAAGCGGAGGTCTTGACGGGGCACAGCCGGGCGCAGTTGCTCGGTCGCTATCAGTGGGAATTGCACCCCAGGGCGGCACAGGCGACCATGCGTCAGGATTTTTACCACTGGGTGCGGCGGGGTGGCACCGGGGAACAGGAGGTGGCGGCGCAGGTACAACGGGCGGATGGGGAGACGATTCCGGTGGAAATTACCGCCCGGGTCTTGACTTGGCGGGGGCGTTCCCTGCTGCGGAGTGCGGTGCGGGATGTACGGGAGCGGTTGCAGTGGGAGGCGACCCATCGGGTTCTGCTGGAAGCCATGCCCCTGGGAATTGCCATCCTCCAAAAACGCAGGTTGGGGTTGGTGAATCCAGCCCTGTGCCAAATGCTGGGCTACGGTCGCACGGAATTGGAGAGTCTTTCCCCCCAGGCGTTGGTGAATTTGGTGCATCGGGACGACCGGCAAAAGTTGCGCCAAGCCTACCGGCGCTGGCAATGGGAGGGTGTGGCGGTGGTGCCCCAGGAACTGCGGGTCTGGCATCGGGATGGGGTGTTGCTTTACTTGGAATGCTACGGGCAACCCCTAAAAATGGCTGGGAGCAGTGCCGTACATTTAACCATCAAGGATGTGACCGAAAACCGGCGGATGGCGCAGGCGTTGAACCAAAGCTTGGAGCAGTTCCGCCTCACCTTTGAGCGTTCCCCGGCGGCGATGGCAATTACGGATGTGGAGGGGCGATTTTTGCGGGTCAACCCCGCCATGTGTGAATTATTGCAGTATGAAGCGGAAACCCTGCTCGCCCAGGGGTGTGTGAATTTTATCCACCCGGATGACCAGGAGCGCTACAGTGCCGTCAATGCCCAATTGCTACGGGATGAGGTGCCCCAAATGACCCTGGAATTGCGCCTGTGTCCCCAACCGGAGCGGACGTTGTATGTGCAGTTGAGCAAGGTGGTAATTGCCCGCAATCGGGATCAAGAACCCGTGCTGTTCCTCTCCCAGTTGGTGAATGTGACGGAACGGGTGCTGGCGCAACAGTCCCTCCGGCGCAGTGAAGCCCGCCTCAAATTAGCCGCCCAGACCGCCGGGATGTTGGTGTGGGAATGGGATATTCGGACAGATATGACCGAGACCAACCGCTACAGTATTGACCCAGGTCTTCATCCCCCGGCAGAACCCCTGACCCTGCGTTTACCCGGTCTGAGTGCCTTGCAAAGTATGCACCCGGAGGATTTGCCTACCGCCCTCACCCTGCGCCAACGCTACCAACGGGGGGAGATTGACCGGGCGGAACACCGGCACCGGATTTTGGTTCCCGATGGCACCTGCCGCTGGATGCAATCCACCAGCCAGTTGATCCGGGACGAAGCGGGGCAACCCCTGCGGGTGGTGGGAGTCTCCCTGGATGTGACCGAGGAGATGAATTTGCTCCAGGCGGTGCAGACCAGCGAAGAACGGCTCCGCACGGTGGTGGAAGACCAAACCGAATTGATCTACCGGGCGAAGGCTACCGGGGAATTGACGTTTGTGAATCCGGCTTTTTGCCGCTATGCGGGTCGCTCGGAGGCGGAATTGCTACATCAGCCTTTTTGCCATCCCTTCCATCCCCAGGATCAGGAGCAGTTTACCCAGCGGGTGGGGGCACTTACCCCCGGTACCCCTACATTTACGATGGAATGCCGTACCGCCCAGGTGCCGGAACGGTGGTACGAATGGACGATCCGGGGGCTGTTTGACCCGCAGGAACGCCTCTGGGAGGTGCAGGGGATTGGTCGGGACATTACGGAGAAAAAACTCGCCGAAGCCCAACTCCTGTACGAAGCCCTCCACGACTCCCTGACGGGTCTGCCCAACCGCAGTCTGTTTTTAGACCGGTTGCAACAGGTGTTGGCGCGCTACCAACGGGATAACCACCTTGGTTTTGCGGTGTTGTTTGTGGATTTAGACCGGTTCAAGGTGGTCAATGACAGTCTGGGGCATCAGGCGGGGGATAAACTGTTGGTGACCATTGCCCAACGACTGCGGTCGGTGGTGCGGGCGGGGGACACGGTAGCGCGGCTGGGGGGGGATGAATTTGCCATTTTACTCACCCCCTTCGCCCCGGAACAGGTCGGGAACCGCCTGCCCGAACTCCTACGGGTGATCGCCCAACCGCTGGTGATCGAGGGACAAACTGTCACATCCCACGCCAGCATTGGGGTGGTACTCAGTCATCCCCATTATCAAACCCCAGAGGAAATGCTGAGGGATGCGGACATCGCCATGTACCAGGCGAAAAACCAGGGGCGAGCCTGCTATGTGGTCTTTGCCCCGGAGATGTTTATCCAGGTGGTGGACGACCTGCGCTGGGAACGGGAACTCCGCACTGCCCTCGATCAAGGGCAACTGGAGGTGGATTACCAGCCCATTCTCGCCGGGGAAACGCCCCTGGGAGTGGAAGCCCTGGTGTATTGGCATCATCCCGAACGGGGGCGACTCCCCCCCACCGCCTTCCTCCCCGATGCGGAAGCGACCGGCTTGCGGGTGCCCCTGGGCTGGTGGGTCTTGACCACGGCGGCGACCCAGATGATGCAGGAGCCGCTATGCCAGTCCTTGTCCTTGAGCGTCCAGGTGTGCCGGTACCAGTTGCACCAGGGGAATTTTTTGCCCCAGTTGCAGGAGATATGCGCCACCACCGGACTGCCACCCCACCGCCTGCGGTTGGAACTCACGGAACAGACGGTCATGCTGGCGCACCAGGAACGCCCAGAATTGCTCCGGCAACTGCACAGCCTGGGGGTGGGACTGACCGTGGCGGATTTTGGTGCCAACCCTGCCTCCCTAGGTCGCCTACATCGCTGGCCCGTCACCGCCCTGAAAATTGACCCCTCCTTTGTCAGCCAGGTGGAACAGCAACCCCATTCCCAGCGCCTCATCCAGGCGATCATTGTCCTGGCACAAAACCTGGGCATCACCCCCATTGCCGCCGGGGTGGAAACGCCCGCCCAAAAAGCCATCCTGCAACGGCTCGGCTGTACAGCACTCCAGGGCACTGCGATTATGCCGCCCCTCTCCCTAGAACAACTGCGGGAATATCTCATCAAAACCCCATAAACAAAAAGTGCCCCCGCCGAGGGAGCCACTTGCATATCGTCAATCGGAGGGTTGGAATAGCTTACGCTAGGTTTTTACAATACATTTCTTCTCTCTAGGATTTCGTATCGTGGGCTACGAATGGTTCATTTCCAGGGGGAAACCCTAGGGGCTACAATAGGGAACGGTGAACCGGCGGGGCAACATGGCTGAGTTGGGAGGCGAGTACAAAACGACGTTAAATTTACCGCAAACGGATTTTGCCATGCGGGCAAATGCCACCGTGCGGGAACCAGAAATTCAAGCCTTTTGGCAAAGGGAGGGCATTCCCACCCATTGTGACCCCCAAGCCCCGGCGTTCATTCTCCACGATGGTCCCCCCTACGCCAACGGGGACATTCACATGGGCACGACGCTCAATAAAATTCTCAAGGATATTATTAATAAATTTCATCGCCTGCGGGGGTATCGCACGCCCTATGTGCCGGGGTGGGACTGTCATGGTCTGCCGATTGAACTCAAGGTTTTGCAGGAACTGCCAGCATCGGTGCGCCAAAACCTCACGCCGATGGAATTGCGCCAGCGGGCACGGGATTATGCTTTGGCGGCGGTGGAACGGCAGAAAAAAAGTTTTCAGCGGTGCGGGGTGTGGGGGGATTGGGAACATCCCTATTTGACCCTGCAACCGGAGTACGAAGCCGCCCAGATTGGCGTATTTGGGGCAATGGCGCTCAAGGGGCACATTTACCGGGGCTTGAAGCCCGTGCATTGGAGTCCCAGTTCCCGGACAGCGTTGGCGGAAGCGGAATTGGAGTACCCGGAGGGGCATATTTCCCCCAGCATTTATGTGCGGTTTCGCATGACGGAACTCACTCCCTCAGCCCAGGCAGTATTGGGGGAATTTGCTGGGGAACTGTATCTCGCCATTTGGACGACCACGCCCTGGACATTGCCGGGAAATGTGGCGGTATCGGTGCATCCTGAAATCACCTACGCCCTGGTGCAAAGTGATGGGCAGGGGTTGGGGATCATTGCCGCCGAGTTAGTCAAAAAATGGCAAGAAATTACGGGTTCGGAAGTAGAAATTCTCCGCACCTTTCCAGGGAAAATTTTAGAGTTCTGCCAATATCAACATCCTTTATTTAACCGCCAGGGTATGGTTACCTTGGGCGAACACGTCACGGTGGAATCCGGCACGGGTTTAGTGCATACGGCACCGGGGCATGGGACAGAAGATTACACGGTGGGACAGCGGTACGGTTTGCCCTTACTTTCGCCGGTGGATGATGGGGGCTGTTTCACCTCAGAGGCAGGTCAATTTGCCGGTTTAGCGGTCTTAAAAGAGGGAAACGAGGCAATTATTGGCGCATTACAGCAGGCGAATTTATTAGTCAAACACCAACCCTATCAGCATAAATATCCCTACGATTGGCGCACCAAAAAACCCACCATTTTCCGGGCAACGGCGCAGTGGTTTGCTTCGGTGAGCGGCTTTCGGGAATTGGCTTTGCAGGCGATTCAACAGGTGCAGTGGATTCCCGCCCAAGGGGAAAATCGCATTACGGCAATGGTACAAGAACGCACGGATTGGTGTATTTCCCGCCAGCGCACCTGGGGCGTACCGATTCCGGTTTTTTATGATGTGGAAACCGATGAACCCTTGTTAAACGCCGAGACCATCCAACACATTCAAAATATTGTGCGGGAGCAGGGGGCGGATGCCTGGTGGACACTGCCTTTAGAGGAATTATTACCCCCTCAATATCGGCATAATGGTCGCCGTTATCGCCAGGGCATGGACACGATGGATGTGTGGTTTGATTCCGGTTCTTCCTGGGCGGCAGTGTTAGGACAACGTCCCGAATTGCACTATCCGGCGGATGTGTATTTAGAAGGTTCCGACCAGCATCGGGGTTGGTTTCAATCCAGTTTACTCACTTGTGTCGCAGTGCATGGTTTTGCCCCTTACAAAAAAGTGATCACGCATGGGTTTGTGTTGGATGAACAGGGGCGCAAAATGAGCAAATCCTTGGGCAATGTGGTTGACCCCCTGCTGGTGATCAATGGGGGCAAAAATCCCCAAAAGGAACCCGCCTATGGAGCGGATGTTCTGCGTTTGTGGGTGGCTTCGGTGAACTATACCGATGATGTGCCCCTGGGAAATACCATCCTCAATCAAATGGCGGATGTGTATCGGAAAATTCGCAATACGGCTCGCTTTTTATTGGGGAATTTATACGATTTTATCCCGGAAAAACACGGGATTCCCTACGCAGAATTGCCCGCTTTAGACCGCTACCTTCTCCATCGCTTATGGGAAGTCACCCAAGAAATTACCCAAGCGTTTCAAGAGTTTCAATTCTACCATTTTTTCCAAATTATTCAAAATTTTTGTGCGGTGGATTTATCAAATTTTTATCTCGATATCGCCAAAGACCGGCTGTATATCAGCACGGCAGGGGGCTACCGGCGGCGCAGTTGTCAAACCGTATTGGCTGTGGTGGTGGAAACCTTAGCGAAATTATTGGCACCGGTACTCTCCCATTTAGCGGAAGATATTTGGCAATTTATCCCCTATGCGGTGGGGGCAAAATCCGTATTTTTAACCAAATGGGCGGAATTGCCCGGGGATTGGCATCAACCGGAATTGGCGAAAACCTGGCAGAAATGGCGGGAATTGCGGACGGATGTGAATAAGGTTTTAGAATCTGCCCGTGCCGCCAAAACCATCGGTTCTTCTTTGGAAGCCCAGGTGAGCATTGGCGTTGCTGACCCCCAATTATTTGCGGAATTAAACGCCTTAAATACCCCCACCAACGGCGTGGATGAATTGCGTTATTTACTCCTGGTTTCCCAGGTGCAGGTGAGCCAGGGAGACGCACCCCATCCCTGGGAAATTCAGATGCAATTAGCGACAGGCAAAAAATGCCAAAGGTGTTGGAATTATTCCGAACAGGTGGGGCAAAATTCCGATCATCCTGATATTTGCGAACGTTGTACTGCCGCCCTAGCCGGAAAGTTTTAGGCAGACATGGCAAACGCTGGCAGATTCACCGTTGATTGAGACGTAACCTCTGGAGATTCCGGGACTAACAAACCACAGTGCGCCAACGCAATCAGGGTGGCACAGGTATTAATGCTCACGGCACCGATGGGATGGAGTCCCCAAAACAGCCCCGCC comes from Synechococcus sp. C9 and encodes:
- a CDS encoding PAS domain S-box protein, coding for MGATPTENPLVLGAELSVTEGIAAFLATESTWAVVGSQRHPQGIITARELLGAPAGARLGELVAPGTPLTLADLAQPAQLEAKVADRNYVLVVGEAGECLGVWVRQRWQKLQQGYHLWQSQTIDILMNPRVVTVPPELPVAQVRDLLAQGADTWVMVAHPESPRYPLGWVDWSRLWEPGATVQEVMSPPRLLPATTTLYEAYPYRREWVLVTDAAGLVVGSLTPPEWERYGHPFALQQAVVDLRQTVNQQAQQVQQLTTSLRRNQERFAALLRYCGDVILVVNSQGIITYCSPSVQTVLGYALDDLLGQLFCARIHPEERAEIEALLTQAPNQTGLIHWEFRYQRRDGSWCDLEAVGNPQYSDVNLRGMVLNLRDVGERKHTLQLLTQKHAELRGVFRALRDLYFRLDGQGYILDCLDTCPENQVGRWIGDVLPPTARVLLAEGLTQLRQGAELAQFRYSYGHQTWTARLVPLPQQQAILVVQEVTAQSQLEAALRAIVQIQNWLLAATVPQTVYDRIGQTLGETVGVSRVYLFENHVDSQGRVLADQKAEWCAPGVTPEMDNPLLQNWDYVGMGFSRWLDILSRGEAIYGAVAEFPPQEREFLATQDIVSILVVPLKAGEEWYGFLGFDVCDQVRRWQETEVNLLMSVGTAVAQSLRQWQMERAIQDSEEKYRQLLEASSDAIWVSDGETGRIVEVSPQAEVLTGHSRAQLLGRYQWELHPRAAQATMRQDFYHWVRRGGTGEQEVAAQVQRADGETIPVEITARVLTWRGRSLLRSAVRDVRERLQWEATHRVLLEAMPLGIAILQKRRLGLVNPALCQMLGYGRTELESLSPQALVNLVHRDDRQKLRQAYRRWQWEGVAVVPQELRVWHRDGVLLYLECYGQPLKMAGSSAVHLTIKDVTENRRMAQALNQSLEQFRLTFERSPAAMAITDVEGRFLRVNPAMCELLQYEAETLLAQGCVNFIHPDDQERYSAVNAQLLRDEVPQMTLELRLCPQPERTLYVQLSKVVIARNRDQEPVLFLSQLVNVTERVLAQQSLRRSEARLKLAAQTAGMLVWEWDIRTDMTETNRYSIDPGLHPPAEPLTLRLPGLSALQSMHPEDLPTALTLRQRYQRGEIDRAEHRHRILVPDGTCRWMQSTSQLIRDEAGQPLRVVGVSLDVTEEMNLLQAVQTSEERLRTVVEDQTELIYRAKATGELTFVNPAFCRYAGRSEAELLHQPFCHPFHPQDQEQFTQRVGALTPGTPTFTMECRTAQVPERWYEWTIRGLFDPQERLWEVQGIGRDITEKKLAEAQLLYEALHDSLTGLPNRSLFLDRLQQVLARYQRDNHLGFAVLFVDLDRFKVVNDSLGHQAGDKLLVTIAQRLRSVVRAGDTVARLGGDEFAILLTPFAPEQVGNRLPELLRVIAQPLVIEGQTVTSHASIGVVLSHPHYQTPEEMLRDADIAMYQAKNQGRACYVVFAPEMFIQVVDDLRWERELRTALDQGQLEVDYQPILAGETPLGVEALVYWHHPERGRLPPTAFLPDAEATGLRVPLGWWVLTTAATQMMQEPLCQSLSLSVQVCRYQLHQGNFLPQLQEICATTGLPPHRLRLELTEQTVMLAHQERPELLRQLHSLGVGLTVADFGANPASLGRLHRWPVTALKIDPSFVSQVEQQPHSQRLIQAIIVLAQNLGITPIAAGVETPAQKAILQRLGCTALQGTAIMPPLSLEQLREYLIKTP
- a CDS encoding metallopeptidase TldD-related protein, producing the protein MEETLRELMTQAQTAGATQVQVQVEAHRSQPVNFEANRLKSIERTQSQTVALWLWRGGKPGVAVGSGAVSPEALVAKALAVADLHSPEPVQLPTGGVREFAELHPPLAPEVLIPWGLEMIAQIRRAFPEVLCQGGLSWEESLTRLVTSEGLDYTYRTTALEVGMACEWVRGDDFLAVAEHTRTQADFDPQPLVTRLCQALTWAQQNVPIPPGRWPVLLTPKAADLLWEPIQAALNGRQVLEGASPWAQRRGERVAHPHLTCRQEPHVPLHGCPFDDEGVLTQPLTLIDQGVLTRFYTDQYTARQWGEASSGNGFRPGLTRAPFPSLVNWWVQPGDLSESALLRQLDTGLVVDQVLGGGADISGDFSVNVDLGYWVRGGEIQGRVKDTMISGNVYDILQGEILLGANATWQGDSFTPGIIIDQVTITSQTTP
- a CDS encoding tetratricopeptide repeat protein, which produces MPDCYHEGLRAMESGRYREAVAALESARVSRPHDPQVKLWLVMAYEANQQRQLARDLCRELTSHPDPQIRQQSQRVLYILEAPQLQRRAEWLNEIPPITDEPLPSFPLGKPKTKPLPLPPEPPTALIAVQTNYFVPIALVGISLGLIVWAGWG
- a CDS encoding precorrin-2 C(20)-methyltransferase is translated as MLGKLYGIGCGPGDPEQITLQAWNILQRVPVVCVPQGRQHAPGVAAQIIQHHVPDTTRILPLEFAFSHDPATTTRLWQQAVQAILIPLRQGLDVAFVCEGDSSFYSTFTYIAQGLSAHPEIEIQVIPGVCSPCAAAAAVGLPLVQQTERLLVLPAVQGWEPLEAALSHAEVIVVLKMARHYPELWRGLHKHNLLTASYVVEWVGWPQQRIYRDLTAYPDLQLSYFSLMVVRPQG
- a CDS encoding iron-sulfur cluster assembly accessory protein yields the protein MNIRLTPAAVGAIHHWQRRTGQEGTHLRLGVAPGGCAGYYYTLSLENMDKINPELDATNDTMGVTVVIPTHQRELLSGLTLDYTEDLVGGSFRFNNPQAHQTCSCGHSFALTPGDAPP
- a CDS encoding cytochrome b6-f complex subunit PetN; this encodes MDIISLAWVAVMASFTFSIALVVWGRNGF
- the ileS gene encoding isoleucine--tRNA ligase, with product MAELGGEYKTTLNLPQTDFAMRANATVREPEIQAFWQREGIPTHCDPQAPAFILHDGPPYANGDIHMGTTLNKILKDIINKFHRLRGYRTPYVPGWDCHGLPIELKVLQELPASVRQNLTPMELRQRARDYALAAVERQKKSFQRCGVWGDWEHPYLTLQPEYEAAQIGVFGAMALKGHIYRGLKPVHWSPSSRTALAEAELEYPEGHISPSIYVRFRMTELTPSAQAVLGEFAGELYLAIWTTTPWTLPGNVAVSVHPEITYALVQSDGQGLGIIAAELVKKWQEITGSEVEILRTFPGKILEFCQYQHPLFNRQGMVTLGEHVTVESGTGLVHTAPGHGTEDYTVGQRYGLPLLSPVDDGGCFTSEAGQFAGLAVLKEGNEAIIGALQQANLLVKHQPYQHKYPYDWRTKKPTIFRATAQWFASVSGFRELALQAIQQVQWIPAQGENRITAMVQERTDWCISRQRTWGVPIPVFYDVETDEPLLNAETIQHIQNIVREQGADAWWTLPLEELLPPQYRHNGRRYRQGMDTMDVWFDSGSSWAAVLGQRPELHYPADVYLEGSDQHRGWFQSSLLTCVAVHGFAPYKKVITHGFVLDEQGRKMSKSLGNVVDPLLVINGGKNPQKEPAYGADVLRLWVASVNYTDDVPLGNTILNQMADVYRKIRNTARFLLGNLYDFIPEKHGIPYAELPALDRYLLHRLWEVTQEITQAFQEFQFYHFFQIIQNFCAVDLSNFYLDIAKDRLYISTAGGYRRRSCQTVLAVVVETLAKLLAPVLSHLAEDIWQFIPYAVGAKSVFLTKWAELPGDWHQPELAKTWQKWRELRTDVNKVLESARAAKTIGSSLEAQVSIGVADPQLFAELNALNTPTNGVDELRYLLLVSQVQVSQGDAPHPWEIQMQLATGKKCQRCWNYSEQVGQNSDHPDICERCTAALAGKF